The Musa acuminata AAA Group cultivar baxijiao chromosome BXJ3-6, Cavendish_Baxijiao_AAA, whole genome shotgun sequence region GCAATAGATTGTTTCAGGTTTGAGGTGGCCCTTCTCACATGCATCTTCATCAAAACATTTCCCTCACAAGTTATGATACTGcccaactctttcttcttcactCATCATttacaattttctttttttggagGCTGtggaaaaaattaattaatttcgtGTGATGTTAGAATACTAAAGCGTAATGAAATCAACCAGTAAATGCATTGATATAATTATGCCATTGCCAAACATACAACTTAGGAAATTGCAAGCCCATTACTTTAGGCACCACAGAATATATTAGAccttttccatttaatatacttttTTAGGGTTTTTACATGTCTATCTGTGCATCTACCCCTATAAAATATAGTATAGCACATACATGTCTCATTGTATTCTGGTTGGTTAATCATCACCAATAATAGTTATTGATGCGAATTTAAATTAAAACTCAAACACCTCAAGCATTCTTAATATTTTCCCCCTTCAACCTACTAGATGTGTAACCCATAGTGATGTCAATATTAAttagaattttaattttattgtaCTATCCAGTTATACATGTATGTGAATTTTAAAATTTCTtaagacatgaaatatattaacGATCAATCATCATTCGACATATAAACGTCCTATGGAAGTTATTATGGAAGGAAAATATCTAAGTTACTCTCTACCCATCTGCTCGCATAGACAAAAGTTCAAGGCAGTTCAGGGTTGTCTCCTCTCGGCCACCCACATGAAAAAAAACATCATGAGGGGATGTTGGAGTGGCTAGAAGAAGTTATTTCCTTCAAGACCAAGTATAAAAGTTGACTCCCGACATTACGTCGCAaaactcattaaaaaaaaaatcaatatccaCTAAGAGATCTCGATCACTGACTTGAGAATTGAAGGGATCGGATCGAAAATTTTTTTCCTAGCATTGCTCGTAGTGTAGATGACATATTGGGAGCTCGACACTTTCACCTTATAGCTATCTCGGAGTCACCTCAATCATCTTATGGGATACTCCTATGTAGTTGGGATGACTATCGACGATGATTTCCCATAACAGCAGGATATATATGATAAACTAAAATTTGAAGGAGCAAATAAAAATTCATTAGAGGAAAGTATATGTTTCCCATGCATCAGTTGATTCCATCTAAAACTGAGAACTTATTCTACCTACAAAACAGATTAAGCAAAAGAGTATGTTGTTAGAACTGCTTATCGATGTCGAGCATTGCAAATGTCTCCACTGTCATCTTTCTCGTTGCTACAGCTCCATGCATGTTTGGTGTCACACCTCCATGGTTGCTCCCACAGCTTCGAGCTTCAGTTCATACTCAGAGGCACACACGCACAATACACCACAGCGAAGCACACAAATTGGATCTATCCATAGTACATGGAAGTCAAATGCTTACGTCTTTTCCAGGTTTCTAATGATATAGTCTGCATTTCTCACCGAGTCTCTTAAAATGACCAAGTAAATACTGATAGCTCCTGATCTGAACTCACCAGAAACAGCCACCGTTGCCGAAGAAGAAGCCCATCTGGTCCTCGCTGTATCCTCCGGCCTCCGCCCCTTCTCCTCCCATTCCCAGGAGATCCATGGTCACGCCATCGCCGTTCTGGTTCATCGACGACGATGGCGGTGGAGCCACCGCTTCCACTCGCCGGTTCCATCCTGTTTCTGTTCCTCTGTTTTCCGGTGCAGTCTCGGAGGGCAAAGCATAGGGTGCCATGATTGGCTCAGCAGCAGGAAACCCCAGCACTGCATTCCCGGCGCCGCCGTCTTCCTCTGTCGGCTTCTTGCCTGTGGAACTCGTGAAGAAATCCGTGAAGTCGGTGGGCGCCTTCTCCTGTGTGCTCCACTGCAAGTCTTTCAGCTTCGAGTAGGAGTCCATGCTTTTCACCGCGTCGCAGAAGAAGGAAGATGATGCAGGTTTGTTTGACGCAGTGCTCCTGTCGTGCTGGTAAAGCTGGAAGGCGCTCCTGCTCGGGTCGCTGATCCAATTCTCCTGTTGCTGATAAGAGTGGATGCTACTCTTCCTCGGATCAGTTTGGTGATTCGGCGTCAGAGTCAGGAAATGTGACGTCGAAGAGTCGCCCGGTGGAAAATTCTTCTCCTGCTGGATCTGAAATTGCTCCATGTTGAGTATACTCTCCGTGCTCATCGCCTGACCGGGGAAGCATGTGGACGCGGGCATGCTCATGGTTGCGTTCATCACCCCTGCCTTCTGCAGCAACGCCGTCGCCGACGACTCGGTGAAGGTACTGGCTAGATGTGGCTggtgaatggagttcatgcaaacCAAGCTTGCAAGCATCGGTTCATCGATGCCAGCGTAGTAGCTCTCCTTCCCTGCGTCAAAGAATGAGGCTGAGAGAGTGAGAGATTCAGATAAGCTAAGGAAATCATTGTAGACTGTAGAGTTGGCTGCCACAGAGTTCTGTTGCCTCTTACCATAGGCGCAGACGTTTGATAGTGAAAGATGAGGTCCTAGTCCCTGTGATTCCTCTGTAGATGGAGCTCCATGATCCATGAAGGAAGAAGATGACCCACCGAAGAAATCAAACGTAGAGGACTTCCCATTCAGACCATTTTCCTCCCTTAATTCGTCGAGAGATGCGTTGGAGAAAGAGTGATTGGCCGCGAGCGGTGGTGATGCCACCTGAGCCATGCCGCCGTAAGTGCCGGAAGAAGAGTACATACACAAGACCTCATCGTAGCGAGACTTCAGAAGACGAGTTAGGCACACTGGGAGAGATGCCACGAAGTCGGGGTCATCGGGAAGCATGGCAACAGAGCGATTCAGCTGCCCAGCTGATGGCGCATCCCGGTCATCATTCAAGACCGCGTTCGGCTGCTCTGCCGTGGCTTCAACTCGCAGGGGAGCTTCCTGGGGAGAAGTAAACCCGATGTTGGTGTAGACCAGTTGCTCGTTCATGTCGGGAAGTTCAAAGTTGCCGCCAAAGACGTCGACATCGGCCCTGGTGCTCGGCTCTCCGGCGACCGAAGAAGGCAGCTTCATGCTCTCCTCTAACAGCTTGCAGCAGAATGCCCGGTGCGCCTCGTAGCTGTTCTTTCTGCCACATGCGAAGTGTTCGTGTGTCCTAATACGAGCTCATAACTAATAGGCCGATGAATCAATGGTGTAGCCATTGATGCTCACCTGGAGAAGGTACTGCCGCACTCGCATTGATGGTCGCGCAGGATGTGGTTCTTCAGGTGGGCCTTGAGATCCGCCTCCACGGCATAGGGCTTGGAGCACTGAGGGCATATCAGATTCTTGGTCCCGTGCTTCCTGTTGAAGTGCTTCTTGATCCCGGTGATGTCGCTGAGGGCGCGGGACCGGTCGTTGTAGACGCAGGTGGGCACGGGGCAGATGTAGGCCTTGCGTCGCGCCGGCGTGCCGCCGCTCTTCTTGAGCTCCCAGTTGATGTTGTGGGTGCGCATGTGCAGCTGCAGGTTCTGATCCCGCTGGAATCCCTTCCCGCACACCTCGCAGATGTATCGGCCCGTCGCCAGCAGATCCTCCGGCTGCAGCGCCACCACCTCTGCATCGGGATCTGTTGCACCACCAACACCTTCTCTCGTTATCCATGGTAGCGAACTCCACATTCTCCACTGACAGCACATATATCACTCAAGTACAAGAGGAAGATAAGGGAGTTCTGCAGTGTAAGCATGCCTGGGCGCCCTGCCGGTCTCGTCTTCCTTCTTTTGCGttcattagggttagggtttggctCCCCATGGTTGCCTGCGGTGGAAGCTTTGCTGAACATTTTCCTAAGTACACACTTCCTGCAATCAAAACAATCGTACGCACTCTGGAATTCGAATCTAAGATATGAAGTAGTACGAGACAGTAGCATTAAAATCCACGACTAATATCGATTACATGACTGAGATGGAGAAAAAGCGTGCACAACAATCATGTGGATTGATGTCTGCATGAAGAGATAGGCTTCTTCCTCACCTCTGTACGTAAACTCTTTGATGGTAGGAAAACTTTGGGCTACGAACTATGCAGCAAATTCTAATGCAATCTACTTATGCAGCATATATATCTCATGATCTATGAATTGTCGTGAAGTGACATTACCGAGATTATTAAGGGGAACAGAATACAAGGAATTCCAATCAGCAAGCAGATGAAGGATGAGATAGTCATCTCCAAGAAAAGAAGTCAATCTTGAACAGCATCTATGCATCAAGAGAAATGAGATACTGTACACTAAGTCACAAGATAACGTTACTCTTTCTGTGTATGCATGGCTCGAATCCATTGCCAAAACTTAGAGGTATCCACTTTaatagaataacacatgcttagagTTTGGCAAGGCAACAATACTGCATATCAACCCTgttttatatgtacatatatggtaAGTATCTTTAATATCTTAATAATGTAAGACTTATCTGCAATCTATCTCTATATGGCACATAAGAATCTTTTTGTCTAAAAACTTCTCCTTTCATTTGTGGACTAACAAACCCTAATTTTACATTCTTTTGTTTATAtaccataatattattttttatatattaatagaATCCAAAAATTAAGTTATGATTTAAACTCAATACATGCAATATAAATCTTAAATTTCTTAGATATATGATAGTAACCTCGAGTTTATATCTCTGACTCATGAATTATCATTTTCAACAATGATTAGATAGGGTCCAAATCCATttccaaaaaaagaaaattatcttGATCTATGATTATCTGCTTTATAAGATGCTGAAGAATTGTGAAGACAATTAGGACTTCCTATTTAGGAGTACAATGTTTTTAATTCATCCATTCCTATATgtggcaaaattatctttacttTGCATGATAAGTTTGTATGCATGCACACTCAATCTTGAATTATAATTAGCTTTATACATTGACATTTGCATTGGTGGAAGCCTGATATAACATATTACTATTTCCCATAAAATTAATCTTTGAAGTATAATTTTCATATCACAACAATTTGGTGCATGTTAAAAGAAAGCTAATTTTGACAGTGCAAATTTCCTAACAAAAATGAACTACCTAAATAGAAAATTTCTTTTAGAGATAGGCAGGAGATTGTGCACAGTGTTAGCTTCAAATACCAtctcataacaaaaaaaaatacaataCTATTTCCACATAGATGAACCCTAATATCATTTGAAGTTTTGATCAACTTCACCATGAACTCAGTTACTTACCACAAAAAATAAATACTAGAGTGTAATTTTGACCTCCACATATTATTGACTTTTTTTAAAAGTTTATTGTTTAATTGACAAATAAATTGATACCTATTCAATGTAGGACCAATCTAAAACAGTTGCATGCTGAAGAAGGAAAGCTTGgaataggcatggagtagtccaAGAGAAGGCTTGCTCCATCCATGGATGATAAGTAATTGTGCTCCATGGTCTCTATGTGATCCTCCATTTTTAGAGAGGAATAGTGTGTGCCAAGAACAATGAGGGAAGTGCAACAATCACCACTCAAGAAACACATCACCTTTGGTTGTTTCCAAGGTATTATATATTGGAAACACAAGATCCTAAGTGTATGTTGTGGTTCATATACATAAATCTAGTTTGATTGTGATGGTTGTGTAATTATTCTCTTGAataagacatgcatcacacagTATAATAGCAtcaaaaaaatctatttttttcactataaagagaggaaaagaaaaggagaacaaATATTGAAGTGCAAATATCTTTCAGTTAAGCAAAAAAAACTTGAAATTTATAGCGGATCTAGAAATGATTTCCTGAAACACAATCAactaaaattagtaaaaaaaataaaaaaaaaaaaagggtccaaaattcgagatttattcGCTATGCAAAACCGAAAATTATTTAAGGTAGGAATGAATCAACAAGTCATTTATGGAACCCTAGTTTCTTTCAAAATTAAGGTGGATAATTAGGAGACATGAATTGTAGCATAAAAAATCACATGCATGTTCAAAAGATAAGCTTACTAGTGAATAGCGAATGTAAAGAAGAAGACTACGTATGACATcccctcccttctctctctctctctctctctctctctctctctctctctctctctatctatctatctatctctatTTCTTGATTTGATTGCTTATGAGGGTGAAACTGAGGAAAGTAGAGTGGAGGTGATGGAGTCGGAAGGACAAGAAATGATGAGATAACAAGGGTTTTGCAGGCTCACTCACGCTTGGCAAACCTCCTTCTCTCTTCcccttcgtcttcctcctcctctctccttctTTTTTGGGTGTGTACGGGTATTGGCAGTGTCCATTTCTTGAGCCTTGGAAGCGTCAACCTCACTCCAACCACAGTGCCCAATAAAAGGACGAAATCACAATATTGCTTTTCTAAACGTGGCTAATCTCGGTTGTCACGTGGAACCTCGTTAACATAGCCCTAAATGTTCGCCTAATTGCTCATGATGTGTGTGTAGCCCAAGAGATCGACTTGTGAAAGGGTGACCAAAGCCTCATGAACATGACAAATCCATATCTTCTTGCTTAAGCACTCctctctgattttttttttcttttggcatGATAGATTAGGTAAATTTGACCCAATAAATGGATCTTTTAAGAGCATCATGATCGTGAAGCTTTCACAACAAAATTTAATGAACAAAAAGATGTACTATATCAAAACTAACACAAATAAGAGATCTTACTTGACTTGGTTTACTTGTATAATATTGTTTGCACAAAGTTTGTAGGATCTCGAAAAGAGCGATATAAGCACTTTTCCTTATAAGCAAAGAGGCACACGACTCAAATCTCGATCGCCCTCTGATATCGATTTTTTTGGAATGAAATGTTTCAAGCCCTTATGAAATAAGAGTCAGGGAACAGGAGAGCGAAAGGGGAGATGATTGTTCTAAAAGTCGATTGCATCTAGATCGAAAAGTTTTACTTCGGGCAAAAAGATATATTCGTGATCCGATACATTCATTCAATGTAGGTAATAAGCCCACTTGGTATTAATTAAAAGAGAACAATTGGCTATAGAGATAAATTAGGGTAAATTCTCTTTTAGAGAAAGAACTAAAAAGTGTATGATGTTTCCACTATACGAATTGTTGAAGAGGATGCTACTCCTATGCATTCAATTCTAGTCATCCATATGACAACCACACTTTATTTGTGCAGAGATCGTATTCCCCGTTGTATGATTTAGATTATTTACTGGAATACCACTAGACTATGGTTTATACACGAGTATTAAGTCCTAAACATATCAAATGTGTAAagttatattataatttaaattattaattgttatctttttattttaaaatttcattatgatgaaatttattctaTAATTAGATACTATAATAAAATGTTTCATATTTACCTATTCTATAATTATATTAGAAGTTTCATTTTATAATAATAAGGTTATACTTGTAATGCTTAGGAtccaaattttttatttatggagAAACTAATTAGCAAAATAGTTTCCAAATTTCATTATAGAAAACTATAATAGATAATTACATAGTAGAGATGAAtatctataaatataaatatatatatatatataagtcaggATTTGAAGTATAGGATACATCCATTCAGAAAAGAACACGCTAAATGTTAGTGGAAAGAGTCGTTGACGTCTTAGTCGGTCCAATATGGTTTAGACTCATATGCGTAGGATTGTCCGAAGTGCTTTCGTAGTAGAAACGTTGTGCTCCCGAGATGTTTCTTACTTGAAGATTGAGATTGGGAGAGGTTTCCCAATCCGATCCTTCCGACACTCAAGTTAGTAACCCGAGATGAATACAGACATGAGTAGTTAAAAGAAATCCAAAAACCCTCCTTTTTGTGTTAGAGATGCACATTTTTATACCTGGATTTGGAGGGAGGACAGCCCCTAATTGCCCCAACGTCCTCTTCTTAGCATCTTATCCACGTGGGTGGCAACGGGGAGATAGCCCCGAATTATTTGTCTTGAACTCTTTTTCACGTGGGCAGATAGGTGGGAGGTGATCTAGATCTTTTTCTCCCACTAAGGACTCCACGTAATGACTACACGTCGGAGGATGATTGACTGATAGTATATTTCCCATCGTTTGTCCCCCCAAGGTACATTTTGAGGCCCTTGTGAGAGGGACCTAAAGTGCAGCATTTAGTTCATCCAACACGAGTGCTTTCGAGATGTCCTCATGTGGGTTAGGTTTTTATGACTCACGTGACTCGGACATATTTTACCTTGCGCCTCTATCATAGTAGATTTCTCCTTACACGAGTTAGGCTTTCTCGACTCATGTGCCTTGGGCATATTTTGCATTGTGCCTCTGtcatagtggatttctctttacATGGGTCAAGTTTTCTCAACTCACACGCTTCAGGCACATTTGGCCTTATGCCTCTGCTATGGCGAATTTTCGTTCATACGAGTTAGGTTTTCCCGGCTCATGTGCctcgagcatattttatcttgcgCCTCCGTCATTACGGATTTCTCTTCACATAAGTCAACCTTTACTGACTCATGCGCCTTGAGCATATTTGGCCTTGTGCCTCTGCCATGGCGAATTTTCATTCACATAGGTCGAGTTTTCCTGACTCATGTGCCTCAAGCACATTTTGCTTTACGCCTCTGCCTAACGGGTTTCCATTCACACTTGTTGGATTTTTTCTGACTTATACGCCTGGGTATATTTTATCTTACGTCGCCGTCATGTCAGATGTCTCTTCATGTGGGTCGATTTTTTTCGATTCTCACACCTCGAGCATAttttgccttgtatctctgtcgTAGCGGATTTTTGTTCATGCAGGTCGACTTTTCTCAACTCACACACCTTAAGCATATTTTGCCTTATGCCTTTACCTTCCTTCTCATGCCAAAATAATAGGAGAAAGTGTCATTGACGTCTTGGTCAGCTTGACGTGATCCGGACCTGTATGTGCAGGGTTGTCCGAAGTGCTTCCAAGGTGGAAACGTCGAGCTCCTGAGGCATTTCTTGCATGAACCATTAAGATCAAGAGAGGTTTTCTGACCTGACCCCTCAAATGCTCAAGTTAGTAACCCGAGATGAATGCGGGTGCGAGTAGTCAAAAGAAGTCCAAAAAAAATCTCCTTATGTTAGAGACACGTGTTTTTATATCTAGCCTTAGAAGAGAGATAGCCTCCAATTGCCCCAACATCCTTTTCTTGAAGTCTTGTCTACTTGGGCAATAAGAAGAAGACAACTCCAAACTGTCTATCTTGTACTCTTATCCATTCAGACAGACGAGTGAgagataacctgaatcttttcctCCTATCGAGCACTCTATATGATGATTATCTATTGAATGAttaattgataatatattttgtaTCACCAAATAATATAAGAATTCGCTAAAACCCAACAAATCAATGTGTAGTTGGGAAGCTAGAAAGGTCTCTTTTGAATGATCCACGTCAGACCTGTATTTGACCAACTTAATCCAAGATTGGTAATCCAAAATGTCTTATCTCAAGTTCAACATCAACTGCTAGACTCCAAGAAAGAGCTTTTACCACAAATTGAGCTTAATTAAAGAAGTTTGAGCTTATTTCCAAATTCTGACATTCTAATAGCCCTTCAAGAACAAAAGCTTAAAAGAACAAAATGACACCAATAGCCTAAGCTAAATTACAAAGAATCGTTGCCTTCTCCTAAGGTCCAATAAAAGCAGAGTCGTTGCAAACCGGGCAACCGTTCTTTATTGGCTTCCACATGCAGCTAACATGGAAGTCTTCCCCATTTCTCCCTCTCCTTATACTCTTCCTACAAATGTAATCTGTGAGCACAGAAGATATAATATATAGTCAGTACAGGTTTTCATAGATTAAACAGATCTTACAAGTGTGCAAGGATTTAGATCTCAATCCATTGTCAGTTTCAATAACGGATCAAATCGGTACAGTATAGGCATCTTGGTATTACACCGATCTATACCAGCCGACATcactcaaaaaatttaaaatacgaAATTAAATATCCATCAACGGATATATACAGCTCCGACCTTGGTCCAAGTCTTCCAAGATTATTGGCAGCAGGAATTGTGTATAAACTGGGTTACGGATATTAGTCTTTACCGGGCATATGACAGTTTCCTTCATCCTGGATTTGATGAGAAAAAAGGTAGGCTGTCTCCATCATGCACCTTGAAGCTGTCACTTCCGACAAGACTGTACTGGCATTTCCTATCCTTTAATCCAAAGCAAGTAATTCCTGCAGAAAATAACTAGAGAGAACATAAAGGATCGATGAGGAAAAAGAACAAATTGGCATAAGTAACTTCAACTTACCTCACATAGCAAATGTTGTCCATATTCATTCTCATGTTCCTGTGCTGATCAAACAGATCTATCGACCTGTAAAAGGCTGACCCATCGactgtgttcattgtgttcattgaACATAGATTGGGATCTCTGATGCAAAGCTCTATGATATTCCCTAGGATAAGCAGTAGCCACAATTGTCTGGAAGGTGCACCTGCTTCCACTCCTATGGGCACTCAATTATCAGATGCAATCGACAACCCCCGTGCATGAATAGCTTGAAATGGTGTTATAAGGGATTACCATCTGGGTGTGGCCACTTTGAGCTGGCACCATAACTCGGATGGAAGGACATTGAAAAGCTGGCAGATGACCACTTGCATTTCTGTTCTGATTGAAATGGAGAAAATATGCAGTATCACCATGGTACCACCATTAACATACCTCTTGTCGTGAGCTGGTTCAGCTCATGAACACAAACTAAAAGTATAAATAAGACacataacctaacaacaaaatcgTTTAACCAACTATTCTAAGGTGACTAACCTGAGGATGTAACCTGTCACTGGGGTTCCATGGGTGCAACAAAATGGTTCCACCATTCTGTCAGTCTTGGATCAGAAGTCTTATAGGTTGAATAAAAATCATAAGTTATATTTCTTGAAGCAAAGAACCAAGTTGACATGAATTGAGAATGATATTCGTCATTATGCCAAAGTCTTGATTTCTTCTGCAGTCCATCGCCAACAATATAATTGCTTTTATCATTCCCGTAGCTGGCTAGCATGTTTATGGTGTCCAAAACAAGCATTCAGTACTTGAAATAACATTTGTGCTATCTGAGCAAGATGAAGAGGGACAGTTGAAAAAACTTCCAGTTTGATGGTATTCAGTAGCATCAGCTCTGTCATCAATTAGAGGCATAACTGGGATTTTTCTTGTAAATGTAACCCTTCTATAGTCCCCATGAGAAAACCTTGTGCTGTACCCATCCCTTCTTATAGGTTGATTATACATGCAAGGCACTTTTGGAGCTTGATCTGGTGGAAATTTTCTGGGACTTCCAAAACATCAAGGATTCACGTAACTGTTTAATGTTAAGTATAAGCAGCAAAAGAGGCTGGAGATCCTGAATTGAAACTAGATGCTGGATGGTTACTAGCTCTTGTTGGAATGTCTGCAAAAGCCATGGAGTTGAACCTGACTGGTGCTGCACAATCcacaggaaaaaaataaaaaatcatttcctGACTCAGGACTCGAGCATGAAATATTTAAGTTGCTGGTTCGATAATCCTAACCTATACAATGTGATATT contains the following coding sequences:
- the LOC103989904 gene encoding zinc finger protein NUTCRACKER-like, which produces MCCQWRMWSSLPWITREGVGGATDPDAEVVALQPEDLLATGRYICEVCGKGFQRDQNLQLHMRTHNINWELKKSGGTPARRKAYICPVPTCVYNDRSRALSDITGIKKHFNRKHGTKNLICPQCSKPYAVEADLKAHLKNHILRDHQCECGSTFSR